In the genome of Candidatus Cloacimonadota bacterium, the window TCGGTTCTACCACGAGTGGCAAACAGTGATTGATGTCCGTCTCGCAAACTGACATCCTGAATTTTTATGGGATTTTCTGCTTTCGGTCTAGCGGCGTCGTAGTTCATTTTGGTCATTTCCAAAACGCCGTGTTTATCGAATTTCATTTTATTTCTCCTTTGTGATTATCTATTAAATTCTCTTCGTTGAACGAGCTGATTATTTTTCATTATCATCTTCCTGCCGGAAAGAACCCACTGGTTTGTCTTTTTCTTTTTAGATTGCTCTTTTTCCTGCTGCAGGAATTGCAGAACTCCAGCGATGGCAGCTTTCAATTTTTTATCTAACACAATAACTCCTAAACCGGAATATTTCCGTGTTTTTTGGGCGGAAGTGCTTCGCGTTTCGTACACAGAATATCCAGAGCATCGATCAGTCTCATCCTGGTTTCGGAAGGTAAAATTACAGCATCCACATAACCACGTTCTGCTGCGATGTAAGGAGTATTGAATTTTTCTTCGTAATCTTTGATCTGTTCCTGGCGTTTTACATCAGGATCGGCGGCTGCTTTTTGCTCTTTACGATAGCTGGAAACCACATTCACAGCACCCTGAGCGCCCATTACAGCAATTTCTGCTGAAGGCCAGGCAAACGACATGTCATTTCCCAGATGACGTGAACTCATCGCGATGTAAGCTCCACCATAACTTTTGCGAGTTGTCACGTTCAGTTTAGGAACGGTTGCTTCTGAATAACTCCACAATAGTTTTGCTCCATGACGGATAATTCCGTTCCATTCCTGCTCAGTTCCAGGCAGATAACCGGGAACATCCACAAAAGTAATTATCGGCAGATTGAAGGCATCACAGAAACGGATGAAGCGAGAAATTTTATCGGAAGCATCGATATCCAGGCAACCAGCCAAAACCA includes:
- a CDS encoding methylmalonyl-CoA carboxyltransferase, with the protein product PQISIIMGPCAGGAVYSPAMTDFILMVKETAHMFITGPQVIKTVTGEETNFEDLGGAVTHNTKSGNAHFACESDEDAIEQVKLLLSFIPGNNLEEPPYEETGDNPARLCTELDEVIPDDPKAGYDMIEVIESIVDNGDFMQIHELYAANAVIGMARLNGRPVGIIANQPMVLAGCLDIDASDKISRFIRFCDAFNLPIITFVDVPGYLPGTEQEWNGIIRHGAKLLWSYSEATVPKLNVTTRKSYGGAYIAMSSRHLGNDMSFAWPSAEIAVMGAQGAVNVVSSYRKEQKAAADPDVKRQEQIKDYEEKFNTPYIAAERGYVDAVILPSETRMRLIDALDILCTKREALPPKKHGNIPV